Within the Ochrobactrum vermis genome, the region GTTCCTTTTATAAGGCCCGCAAAATAAAGCCCGTTCATACAGGGTTCAGGCGGGGTCGTTGATCATCCTCACTCAGGGTTGGGAGTCCGAGGGAATGAAGAAGACTGCTCTTTTGAAAGCAGCATTGATAACGCTGTCTGTCGTAGTGTTCTCGCTGGGAGCAACGTCGATAGTGGCCTATTCTGCAGGCGTAAGCCCTGGCGTGGTTGCGCTTAGCCTTAGCGCAGGCATTCCCGCAGCCACGGCCTTCCCCTCCCTTGCCTATATTTTTCATCAGCACAGCAAGCTAAGAGATGCTTATCTCCAGCTCGAAAAAGCGCATGTCGAGCTGCAGGCACGGTCGCGGATTGATCACATGACAGGCCTCCTCAACCGCGAGGCGCTGTTCGAAGCGATGAAAATCAGCCGGTCCCGTATCGAGACGGGCACTTTGCTCGTTGTTGATGCAGACCACTTCAAGGCAATCAACGATACGTTCGGCCATGGCGTGGGCGACCGCGCTTTGAAACTGATTGCTTTCGCACTTCAGAATGTGACTCGAAAAGGTGATCTTGTCGGCCGCATCGGCGGGGAGGAATTTTGCGTTTTTCTGCCGGGTGCAAGCGGAGAAACCGGCATGCGTGTTGCGCAGCGCATACGCGCTGAAGTAGAAAACACACCGTTTCATACGACCGAATATCAGGTCTATCCGTTGACAATCAGCATCGGCGTCGCCTCGGCACCCAAGAACGAGACGAACTCACAGGTGCTCAGTCGTGCTGATCGCTGCCTCTACATGGCCAAGCAACGCGGACGCAATTGTGTGGTGTTCGATGAGGAAAGCGGGCGACTTGCCAGCGCGTCTGTCGTCTCTATCGCAACAGTTCGGGAAGTGGCGCGCGGATAGCGCCACGCATCACTTCCAGGGTTCGATTACCTCTTCGGACCATCCAACGGGCACGAAACCCATCTTCTGATAGAGCTGCAAGGCGCGCGGGCTGTCGAGCGTGTTGGTATGGATTGTCACCTTTTCCGGCCCATGGGCCCAGGCGGCGGAAATCGCTTCACTCAGGAAGAACTTGCCGATCCCCCGCCCCTGAAAATCATCGATGAGGCCAAAATAGAGAATCTCGGCAGCTTCCGGCAAAGCCGACAGCTCGAGCTCGACAAAGCCCGCCGGACAGCCCTCAGCATAGAGGATATGGATTTCGGTCGTATCAGCATGAATCGCAGCCGCAACTTCCGCGTCCGTCTGAACACGACGCATCATCCAATGATGCTTGCGCCCGATTTGTTCATACAGATAGCGGTAATAATGAACTGGCATGTCGCCCGCCCGCATGATCGCCAGGCGGATACCGGAGGGTACCGGCACCGCAACGGCCTGACGGGTCGACATTTCCAAATGCGTGATGCGGGCAGTCAGCTTTTCGGACATGTTTATTCGGCTTCACCGGTCACGACAGGTGTATCCTGCCTGCTGCCCCATTCGCTCCAGGAGCCGTCGTAAAGACGGTTATCCTTATGACCGAGTGACGTCAGCGCCAGCGTGATGACGGCGGCGGTTACACCAGAGCCGCAACTAGTAACGACCGGCTTGGAAAGATCGACACCGGCCTCATCAAAAATCTTGCGCAGGCTCGCCAGATCCTTCAGCTCACCGTTTTCAGACAAGGTGCCGACGGGAACGTTGCGTGCGCCCGGCATGTGGCCCGAGCGCATACCGGCACGCGGTTCCGCATCGCGTCCGGTGAAACGTCCGGCTGCGCGCGCATCGGCAATCTGCAAGCGTCGTTCGTCCACGATATCACGCATCTGCGTAAAATCGACCACCGCTGCCTCGTTGAAGGATGGTGTGAACAGTGTCGGCGCAATCTTGGTGGCTTCATCGGTGACCGGATAACCGGCCTTTTTCCAGCCGTCAAAGCCGCCATCGAGCACATAGACATCCTTCACGCCCATGACGCGGAACATCCACCAGACGCGCGGCGCGGAAAACATGCCCGGTCCATCATAGACCACGACTGTTTCATCGGCGGTGATGCCCATGGCACCGACATGCTGCGCAAAAAGCTCTGGCGACGGCAAGGTATGCGGCAGACCGGATTCCTTATCGGCGATCTTGTCCTGATCGAAGAACACGGCGCCTGGAATATGCACGGCGTTGTATTCTTCCTGTCCATTGCGTCCCGCAGCGGGAAGATACCAGGATGCATCGACAATCGCGATTCCCGGTTTGCCGAGCCGTTCTTTCAACCAGTCCCGCGAAACAACGAAGGCGCTTTTCTCAACCATGGATCAACACTCCTCAAGCACGTTTCGCAAAACCGGGAAACATGCGGAAAACGATGGGTTCAGGCTTCTGGCAGGGCACCAAAACGAATGCGAAACCGGCGGTTTTCCTTACCCTTTTTTTCGATCTTGCCGATGTGGATTTCGCCCACTTCCTGCGTCTCGGAAACGTGTGTGCCGCCACAAGGTTGCGAATCCACCACACCGTTTTCACCGATAAGAACAAGGCGTATGCGACCAAGTCCTACTGGCGGACGCACATTCTTCGACTTTACGATATCAGGGTTTGCAAGGAATTCTTCATCGCTGATCCAGCGAATGGCAACCGCATCATTGGCGTTCACCCGCTCCATCAGCTTCTCGGTCACGAATTCCTTGGTGTAGCTCGCGTCGGGAAGATCGAAATCAACGCGGCTCTCCTCCTCGCCGACGGCTGCGCCGGTGATCGGGAAGGGGCAGACCACGGAAAGCAGGTGACAAGCCGTATGCATGCGCATCAGCTTATAGCGGCGTGGCCAGTCGACATGCAGCACCAGTTTTTCGCCGACTGCTGGCGAAGCCTGTCCTTCTGCCGGAACGTGAATGATTTCGTTCTTGTTTTCGCCGGTAACGGTTGCCGCAATCTCGATGCGGGAACCATCCGTTTGTTCTAAAAACCCGATATCGCCCGGCTGGCCACCAGAGGTCGCATAGAAATTCGTCTGGTCGAGAATAATTCCGCCGGTTTCGGTAATGGCGAGTACCGTGCCCTCCGCCGTTGAAAGATAGGAATCTTCGCGGAAAAGCGCTTCGGTCTCGTATGCCATGATTATCCCTCGAACGGTATGTCTATCTCGGTTTTCTTCTCCAGCCATTCCGGTACGGGCAGGCTCTTGCCGCGCAGGAAAGCAGGATTGAAGAGCTTGGACTGGTAACGATTACCATAGTCGCAAAGCACCGTCACAATTGTGTGGCCCGGCCCGAGATCTTTTGCAAGCCGGATTGCACCTGCAATATTGATACCTGAAGAACCGCCGAGGCAAAGTCCCTCATTTTCCACCAGATCAAATACGATATCGAGCGCTTCCGCATCGGACAGGCGGTAGGAGAAGTCGGGGGTGAACCCTTCAAGATTGGCGGTGACACGTCCCTGCCCTATGCCCTCGGTGATCGAGTCGCCCTCGGCTTTCAGCTCACCGGTCGTATAGAAGGAATGAAGTGCGGCTCCATATGGATCGGCAAGTGCGATCTTGATATCGGCATCGTGATCCTTCAGGCCGAATGCTGTTCCAACTAGCGTTCCGCCCGATCCGACAGCGGCGACAAACCCGTCGACCTTACCATCGGTATCGCGCCAGATTTCCTGTGCCGTGGTTTCGATATGGGCTTGCCGGTTAATCGGATTGTCGAACTGGTTAGCCCATATCGCGCCGTTCGGCTCGGTCTTTGCCAGTTGTTCGGCCAATCGCCCGGACAGGCGCACATAATTGTTCGGGTTTCGATAGGGCGCGGCTGGAACCTCGATCAGTTCAGCGCCAAGCAGGCGCAGGGCGTCCTTCTTTTCCTGGCTCTGTGTTTCGGGAATAACGATAACCGTGCGATAGCCAAGCGCTTTCGCCACCATCGTGAGGCCAATGCCCGTATTGCCTGCCGTGCCCTCAACGATGACACCGCCAGGTTTCAGAAGCCCGCGCTTTTCAGCATCGCGGATAATATAGAGCGCTGCCCGATCCTTTACCGACTGGCCAGGGTTGAGGAATTCGGCCTTGCCGTAGATTGCACAGCCGGTCAGTTCGGAAGCCTTCTTCAAATGAATCAATGGCGTATTGCCGATTGCGTCGAGCACTGATTGGAACATGGCTTCCGTCCTTCCTGTTTCGCAGAGGAAGTTATGAGGAAGCGCCCTGCCCTTCAAGCAAGCATGGAATATTTTTCCAGTTTGTTGCGCAAATCGAAACCCATCCTGGGGCTACAAATAGAAAAGCCGCCCGAAATGGGCGGCTTTTTGGAAAAATGTTCGGGGCGAGCCTATGCTGCGCGCTGTCCGCCATTGCCATTGCCATTACGGCGCTTGCGACGGAACGGGCGTTTCGCTTGTGGAGCTGCTGCTTCGCCGGTTGCATGAGCGCCCGTACGATGTTCGCCTGACTTCGGCGCTGCACGGCGAGGCTTCTGTGGCATTCCGCCTTTCCGATGCTGGGTCTTCTGTGGCCGTTCGCCCGGAGCAACGGCCCGAGGAGCCGGTGCCGGTGCAAGCTCCACAGGTGCATCCTTGATTGGAAGCTTGCTGCGCGTCACACGCTCGACCGCTCTCAGCTTGGCTTCTTCTGCCGCCGGATCGTAGAGCGTGATCGATGCGCCGCTGGCGCCATTGCGGCCGGTGCGGCCAATACGATGCACATAGGTTTCCGGCTCATCCGGCAGATCATAGTTCACGACATGGCTGATACCCGGCACGTCGATACCGCGTGCAGCAATGTCGGTTGCGATCAGAATCCGCAGCGATCCGTCACGAAATCCGTTCAGCGCGCGCTGACGTGCATTCTGCGACTTGTTGCCGTGAATGGCGGCGACTTCATAGCCATCGCGTTCCAGATGGCGGACCACCGCATCGGCACCGTGCTTCGTGCGAGTGAAGACGATGACCGAACGCATGACCTTGTCACCCAGCAGCGCAGACAGAAGACGGCGCTTCTCCTTGGTAGGCACCGGATGCACAACCTGCGTGATTTCAGCAGCCGTCGTTCCCTGCGGAGCGACTTCCACGCGTACCGGATCACGCAGCAGGCTTCCGGCCAGCGAGGCGATTTCCTTCGGCATGGTGGCCGAAAACAATGCGGTCTGGCGCTCGGCGTGGGTCGCCTTCGCAATGCGCTTCACATCGTTGATGAAGCCCATGTCCAGCATACGGTCCGCTTCGTCGAGAACGAGCCAGCGCGTCTGCGAAAGGTCGACCAGACCGTCACGCATCAGATCGGTCAGACGACCGGGCGTGGCAATCAGAACGTCGATGCCCGGCGCTATACGCTTGATCTGTGACAGCTTGGAAACACCGCCCAGAACAAGCGCGGTCGAAATATGCGCCTGTTTGGAAACATTGCGGATGGTCTGTTCAATCTGCACCGCGAGTTCACGCGTCGGCGCCAGAATGAGCGCACGCGCAGTCTTCGGGCGGCGCTTGTCGCCGAGCCCCATGATCTTCTGCAGGATCGGCAGGCTGAAAGCTGCCGTCTTGCCGGAGCCGGTCTGGGCAATACCCAGAATATCACGGCCTTCAAGCTGATGCGGGATCGCCTGCAACTGGATCGGCTTCGGCTCGGTCATGCCAGCGGCTTCGACGCCCTTGAGCAAAACGCCGGTAACGCCAAGAGCGGCAAAGCCGCCCGTAATTTCTTTTGTCAATTCAATCTCTTTCGGCGGCACCATGATGTCATGGTCCGCATCCAAATGCCGGTCAAGCGCAACTTGCCGAACTCTATCTGTTCAATGATAACGACGGGACGCCGAAGCTTGTAAACTCCTGGCGACTTGCGCTGCCGTGCCCGAACATTTTCTCGGGTCTCCCCGCTTCCAGACCATTCCGGAAGACAGAGGCGAGACGCAACAAGTCCAAATGCCGGGAAAGCCGACGAACACGTCGGCCCATGCGCCTGATGCGGCATATGGGCTATTTGGGGCGAAAAAGCAACCTATTTCGCTTGAACCACGAAATCAGATGATGAAATCGGCGAGCACCTGATTGTCCGTAATATCCTGATAGGCCCAGCCGGCTTCTGCAAATTTCTTTTCCAGAAGCTTGAAGTTCGCAGCATTCTTCGTTTCGATGCCAATCAGCACGGAACCGAAATTGCGTGCTGATTTCTTGAGATATTCGAAACGCGCAATATCATCTTCGGGTCCCAACAGATCGAGGAACGCACGAAGCGCACCCGGCCTCTGCGGAAAGCGGAAGATGAAATATTTCTTCAAGCCTTCGAAGCGCAGTGCACGTTCACGCACATCCGGCAACCGTTCGAAATCGAAATTGCCGCCCGAAACAACAATGACGACGCGCTTGCCCTTAATATCGCTCTTCTTGAAATCCTTCAGCGCATCGATGCCGAGTGCGCCAGCCGGTTCAAGCACAACACCTTCGATATTCAGCATCTCGATAATCGTTGCACAAAGCCGGTTTTCTGGAACCGCTATGACAGTTTTCGGATCAAACCCTTTGAGAAGTTTGAAGTTTTCCTTCCCGATCTCGGCAACAGCCGCGCCATCGACAAAAGTGTCGACATGCGAGAGCTTGATGCGCTTGCCTGCCTCAAGACTTCCCTTCAGGCTCGCCGCCCCCTGCGGTTCGATAAAGCGGAAACTCGTCTTCCAGCCCAGATCGGAAACATATTGCGTAACGCCGCCAGACAGTCCGCCGCCACCGACGGGCAACAGAATGAAATCAGGTTGCTTTCCTTCCGGCAATTGCCGCTCGATCTCAAGCGCTACCGTTGCCTGCCCCTCGACGATGCGGGGATGATCGAAGGGCGGTACCATCACGCCCTTATTGCTTGCGGCAAACTCCTGCGAAGCAGCATAGCAAACATCGAATATGTCGCCGACAAGCTTGATTTCGATGAACTCAGCGCCAAAAGCGCGTGTCTTGTCGATTTTCTGCTGCGGTGTCGTAACAGGCATGAAAACCACGCCCTTGCGGCCAAAATGACGGCAGACAAATGCAAATCCCTGCGCGTGATTGCCTGCAGAAGCGCAAACGAACACCACATTCTTGTCAGTCGTTTCGACCGCTTTTGAAATGAAATTGAAGGCGCCGCGAATCTTGTAGGACCGGACCGGAGTGAGATCCTCCCGCTTGAGCCAAATCTCCGCACCGTACTTCCGCGACAGGTAGTCGTTGAGCTGCAGCGACGTTTCGGGAAACAGCGCGCGCATCGCCTTTTCGGCCTGGGATACGGATTTGACAAAGACGGTCATTATTCGACTTTCTGCATTTCCTGCTGGATTTCGCCCATCGCTACATGGGTTTGACAATGCAGACAAGGTTGAAGCTCGCCAGACAGGCAAATCAACGATTTGGAGTAAGCATATATTCGGCAATGCTAACTGTTGATGTTAACAGGCTTTGTGGCTTGAATTGATGATACAAATCATGACATAGACAATGGCAATCGCTGCGGTCGTGGCGAAATTGGTATACGCAACGGACTTAAAATCCGTCGTCTTTTAGACTTGCGGGTTCAAGTCCCGCCGACCGCACCACTTTCTCTTTTTGTCCTTTGTTTTTCCGTTATCCGTAACCGGTAGCCTCGCCTTGGCGGCTTGCTGCCCTATCCTCCTGTGCTCCCCTAATTGAAACAGATGCAGACGGAACAATGGAAGAGCAAGCCACACAGCTGATCGCAAATACAAACGCATTCGTCCTCCAGATCTACGACCTTCTCATACGGTATTCAGTCTCCACTATCGGAGCGCTGATTATCCTTTGTGTGGGCTGGATATTGGCCGGGCTCCTTCAGAAATGGACCACACAGTCACTTTCGAAAATTCGCGGTTTCGACCAGACGCTGGTCGGGTTCTTCGGCGCAGTTGTCCGATACGGCGTACTCATCATCATTCTGGTCATGGTTCTCGGACAATTTGGTATCCAGACCGCGTCCATTCTCGCAGCCCTCGGCGCAATCGGTCTCGCAATCGGCCTTGCGCTTCAGGGCACGCTGCAAAACATCGCAGCAGGCATTATGCTTCTGGTCCTTCGACCATTTCGCGTTGGTGAATACATCAGTGCAGGCACCGTTGTCGGCACAGTACAAGACGTTGGCTTGTTCGCGACGGAGCTTAAGACCGGCGACGGCCTTTTCGTGCTGGCCCCAAACTCCTCGCTCTGGAATACGCCTGTGACCAACTACAGCCGCATGAAAACCCGCATGCACGATTTCAAGGTCGGGATCGGCTATGAAGACGATATCGATCAGGCATTCACGATCATGAAGAAAGTCATTGAAGATCAGGAAGGGGTACTTTCAACACCCGCACCAGCCTATTTCGTATCGCAACTGGGCGATAATGCTGTTGTTCTCAGTGCCAACTACTGGATAAACAGCGCAAATTACGCGCAGGTATCACGCCATACGATCAAAGCGGTGAAGATCGAATTCGACAAAGCGAAGATCAATATCCCCTATCCGCAAATGACCTATCACGTTGTAGAAAAAGATAATAAAATAGAAAGCACTAAGTAAGCTTCCTAACTGATTACATAAAAAGCCGCAGGTTCAATCTGCGGCTTTTCCATGCCTCGTATGCGCTTAGCCATGCAACTTGGCGGTAATTTCCGCGACGCGTTTGCCCTGGAAGCGGGCACCGTCCAGTTCCTGTTCCGACGGCTGGCGTGAACCGTCACCATCTGCAGTGGTAGTCATGCCATATGGGGCACCACCACGCACCACGTCATTGCCCATCTGCCCCTGATAGGCGTAGGAAAGCGGAACGATAATCATGCCATGATGCTGCATCTGCCATTGTGTGGAAATCAGCGCCAGTTCCGCGCCACCATGCTGTGTGGCTGTAGAAACTATCGCCGATCCTACCTTGTTAATGAGAGCGCCCTTCGCCCAAAGCCCGCCAGTCTGGTCGAGGAAATTCTTCATCTGGGCCGCCATCATGCCGTAGCGGGTAGCCGTACCAATGATGACGGCGTCGTAATCCGCAAGCTCGCCCGGCGTTGCAATGGGCGCGTCCTGGTCAATCTTATAGTGCGAAGCCTTCGCGACATCGGGGGGAACCAGTTCCGGAACCCGTTTGACGGTGACATCCGCGCCGCCTTCCCGCGCCCCTTCAGCAGCAGCCTTGGCCATTTTTTCCATGTGACCATAGGCCGAATAATACAGCACCAGCACTTTAACCATGTGACGTCTCCATATCCCGATTTGCGAGGCCCGGACCTCGACAGGTTCAATTAGGGGAGCGGTCTTCTTTGGAAAGGCGCTACTTCTTGCAAACGAATAAAATGCTCAAATAAAGCAGTTGCAGCCTTGTCCTGCTGGCGCTTAACTGATGTCAGAAAATGGAGTCTGGATATGACGAACAATCCGCAGCAAGCCGTCAAGGCCGCCATGCTGGCAATTGGCGACGAGCTTCTCTCAGGCCGCACCAAGGACAAGAATATCGGGCATCTTGCCGATGTCCTGACAGCGGCAGGAATCGATCTCAAGGAAGTACGGATTGTTCCAGATGAAGAAATCGCCATCGTAGCCGCTCTCAATGCGCTGCGACCGCATTATGATTATGTCTTCACGTCTGGTGGAATTGGCCCTACCCATGACGACATCACCGCCGATGCAGTGTCTGCAGCCTTTGGTGTTCCATGCATCTATGATGAGAAGGCCATGAAGCTGCTGGGCGACAATTACGCGAAACGTGGGCTGGAGTTCACTGACTCGCGCAAGCGCATGGCGCGCATGCCGGAAGGGTCGGAACACATATCAAACCCGATTTCTGCCGCGCCCGGTTTTCATATCGGCAATGTCTATGTGATGGCCGGTGTACCGTCTGTATTTCAGGCGATGCTGGACAATGTCCTGCCCACATTGAAGACCGGTCGCAAGCTTCTGTCCAGGTCGGTACTTTGTCCGTTCGGCGAAGGTGTGATCGGCGCTCCGCTGACGGAAATCCAAAAGGAAAATCCCGATACGATCATCGGTTCCTATCCGAAATTCGAGAATGGTCGTTTCAGTACCGAACTTGTCGTGCGCGGGAGCGATCCCGAAAAAATCGATACGGCAATCCATGCAATCGAAAAAATGATCTCGTCGCTCGAAACAGAAGGCGCCGCTTAATCCTCTGCAACCTTTTGCCCGCGCAACTCGTTGCACTATATGCTAAAATAGAAACACAGCCGGAAGGAGTTCGGTCATGTCCTACAAGACGGTGGTTGCCTATTCTCGCAGCGAAGCCGAGTTGAAACGGGTTGTGTCTGCCGTTGGGCTTCTAAAGCAGAAAGTGCCCGATATTCACGTCATCGGGCTTTATTCAATACCGTCACCCATCGTCTATGCCGACCCGAATGGCTTCATCGATCCTGGCATGTTTGAGCTGCATGACAAACAGCATAAGGAACTGTCAGAAAGACTGAAACGTGTCTTTGAGGAAGAGATGCGTCGTCAGGGCACCAACTACGAATATCGCATCACGCGTTCGGAAACAGGCACAGCCGCAGACGGCGTGCTCACTGCATGTCTTGGAGCTGAATTGCTGGTCGCCGGACAACCCGATCCGGACGATCCCGCCACCAATGACGAAACTGCCGATACGATCGTTTTCAACTCCAGTTGTCCCGTTCTGCTGGTTCCCTATGCACCAGTGCTGCCGATGGTTTCGCTCGATCGCATCGTTGTCGCCTTTAACGGCAAGCGGGAAGCGGCCCGTGCTGCTTTCGACGCCCTGCCTTTGATGAAGCATGCAGACAGAACGGAAATCGTGTGGATCGATCCGCCGGAAATTGAAGGCGAAGATCAAGCTTTGGCAAGCCACGATATAGCAGAGGCATTGTCGCGGCATGGTATTAACGTGACTCCCGCCGCAATTGCGTCGAACGGACGCTATGCGCAGGACGCGCTACGGGAGCATATCGTCGCTGAACGTTCTGATCTTCTCGTGATGGGCGCCTACAGCCATTCCCGACTGCGAGAACTGGTTTTTGGCGGGGTAACGCGTTCCATGCTGAATGAGTTGCCAATCCTCACACTGTTCTCGCGTTAGAAGGCGCCATTGAAGCCAGTTTGATCCAACAACTGCCATGTGATGACACGACAGGCTTGCAAGAACACCATTTTTGCGGTTATCAGCATCACCCGGCGCTGACTGTGCCGGGTGGAGAGCCTTTTCCGCCCCCGCTGCCCGTCAAAAATGGGCGCGGATGAAGAAAAGCTGCAGATCCTGACAGTTACAGCGCTTGGCAGACCGTCATAGCGCATTTTTGGTTTTTACAGGTCCGGAGAACGAATTCCGGATCGTTCCACGGAGCGTTTCGATGTCCTTGCCAGATAAAGCCTTTCCCGTTTCCTGGGATCAGTTCCACCGCGATGCTCGCGCCCTCGCCTGGCGGATCGCCGGGATGAATCGCGAATGGCACGCAATTGTAGCTATCACGCGTGGCGGCCTGGTCCCGGCGGCCATTGTTTGTCGCGAGCTCGGCATTCGCCTCATCGAAACCGTCTGCATTGCTTCCTATCATGATTACACGTCGCAGGGTGACATGCAGATCCTCAAAGGCGTGAGCGAAAAGCTTTTGGAAAATGGCGGAGAAGGCGTCATCGTCGTTGACGATCTGACCGATACGGGCAAGACCGCAGCCATCGTGCGCGAAATGATGCCGAAGGCACATTTTGCAACTGTCTATGCCAAGCCGAAAGGCCGCCCTCTGATCGATACTTTCGTAACAGAAGTATCGCAAGACACCTGGATCTACTTCCCTTGGGATATGGGTTTCACCTACCAGGAGCCGATTGCCGGCGGAAAGCGTGGCTGAAGCCAAACCTGACGGAATTGAAGCGACGAATGCATTAGGATGCGCCTGCGATAAAACTGGCAGCTTTAATCCGTCAGATCAAAACGCTGAGAAACGAAAACAAATGAATGCGATTGCGGTGACATTTCTGCCGCAATCGCATTTTATTGAAAGTGCAACGAAATAACGCCGATCAAGGGCGGATCGCCTTTCCAAAGCTGCCATCCCATCCCGAAATTTTAGTAATACCTTTAAAATAAAAGCTTTTTTCCGATATTTTCAAAGGTCTGTTGCCCAACTAATCAGTTGTTATTTCGGCGAATCGGATCATGTTATAAAGAAAAAAGGGGATTTCGCGGTGAAGGCGCAGGCAAAACAACCGATTGCAACCGAAAAGCGTATTCTGACGCCTTCCGGTCGTTTGCAGCAGGTTGCGGCACTTGTTTATCGTCGCGATATGGGTGCCCTCAAGGTTCTCGTTATCACAAGCCGCGGCACGGGCCGCTGGATCATTCCCAAGGGCTGGCCACAAGTTGGGCGCACGCTGGCGGAAACAGCACTTCGCGAAGCATATGAAGAGGCTGGCATCCGCGGTGAAGTCTCCCCAACGCCTATCGGCAGTTTCTGTTACTGCAAGACAGATCTTCCGCCTGAACGCATAAACCAGTTCACGGCAGCCGTATTCGCCGTGCAGTTCAACGGCCAGGAAAAAGACTGGCCTGAGCGCGATCAGCGCATTTGCGAATGGGTATCGCCGCAGGAAGCGGCAGATCGCGTCGAAGAGACTGAGCTGAAGCAGATATTGAACCAGTTTGGTGATTCGGGAATCGCTGCGGCTGCAGAGTAAGCAGTTCGCAGGCCGTCCGTAACGTGACATGCCCCGGATTATGATCCCTTTGCAGCGATTTCCTCTTTCCATAGTGCATATGGCCGGAATTATTTCGTAAATCGCTAATGAATGCCGCCGCGCTATCTCCCAAAATCATATAGTCGGCTTGCTTCACAAAAGTGTCGCTTCTCCCCGTTATCCACATTTGCCCCAAGCGGTTACGCACAATATCTAGATGCTGGAGCGCTGCAGCAAACCATTGCTTGACGCTCGCAGCCGAGTCGTTTTTTATAAGGCTATCGTTGCGTAAGTAGCGTAATCGGATGTTGTAATCTGCCGGTCTTTTTTTTCGGTCAAGTTGAGTATCGAACGGGCGTTGCGCTTTAAAAGCGCGGTTTTCGCTCGGTATTTTTTGCGCCCTGGATCTGGGGGTGCACGCCACTGGAGAAGCAGGTGCGACATCGAGCAAAAACAGCGTTAACACTAGATTTAGTATTTGCGCTCATGATCTGTACAAGATAAGGTATTTCTCGTTCTGCTGATTTTTGACTGCGACAGTGCCAGCAAGGTTGCAATTGAGCTCCCCTGAGGCGTTTTTTCGTGGGCTTTAGATGAGGTGGAAGCGGATTTCCGGGAGTTTTCTCCCCAACAGCACGCTCCTCCCCCTAGAAGAGCTGTTTTGACAGAGACGCGATACAAACAGACCGTGACTGAAAACCGTCACTAGAGCTACTATATATAGAACGTTTGGATGGGACAGATGAAGATCGAACGCCGTTTCACGAAAGAGAATCAGTCGGCCTATGCGGACATCGCGTTCCGGACTGCGACCAGCGAGATCAAAAATCCCGATGGATCCATCGTATTCCGCTTGGAAAACATCAATGTGCCCGCACAGTTCAGCCAGGTCGCAGCAGACATTCTTGCGCAGAAATATTTCCGCAAGGCTGGCGTGCCCGCCCATCTGAAGAAAGTCGAGGAAAACGACGTCCCGTCGTGGCTGTGGCGCTCGGTCGCCGATGAAGATGCTCTGGCATCGCTGCCGCAGGACGAGCGTTATGGCTCCGAAATGGATGCCTGTCAGGTTTTTGACCGTCTCGCCGGCACCTGGACCTACTGGGGCTGGAAGGGCGGCTATTTCGGT harbors:
- the ilvA gene encoding threonine ammonia-lyase IlvA produces the protein MMTVFVKSVSQAEKAMRALFPETSLQLNDYLSRKYGAEIWLKREDLTPVRSYKIRGAFNFISKAVETTDKNVVFVCASAGNHAQGFAFVCRHFGRKGVVFMPVTTPQQKIDKTRAFGAEFIEIKLVGDIFDVCYAASQEFAASNKGVMVPPFDHPRIVEGQATVALEIERQLPEGKQPDFILLPVGGGGLSGGVTQYVSDLGWKTSFRFIEPQGAASLKGSLEAGKRIKLSHVDTFVDGAAVAEIGKENFKLLKGFDPKTVIAVPENRLCATIIEMLNIEGVVLEPAGALGIDALKDFKKSDIKGKRVVIVVSGGNFDFERLPDVRERALRFEGLKKYFIFRFPQRPGALRAFLDLLGPEDDIARFEYLKKSARNFGSVLIGIETKNAANFKLLEKKFAEAGWAYQDITDNQVLADFII
- a CDS encoding mechanosensitive ion channel family protein, producing the protein MEEQATQLIANTNAFVLQIYDLLIRYSVSTIGALIILCVGWILAGLLQKWTTQSLSKIRGFDQTLVGFFGAVVRYGVLIIILVMVLGQFGIQTASILAALGAIGLAIGLALQGTLQNIAAGIMLLVLRPFRVGEYISAGTVVGTVQDVGLFATELKTGDGLFVLAPNSSLWNTPVTNYSRMKTRMHDFKVGIGYEDDIDQAFTIMKKVIEDQEGVLSTPAPAYFVSQLGDNAVVLSANYWINSANYAQVSRHTIKAVKIEFDKAKINIPYPQMTYHVVEKDNKIESTK
- the wrbA gene encoding NAD(P)H:quinone oxidoreductase type IV translates to MVKVLVLYYSAYGHMEKMAKAAAEGAREGGADVTVKRVPELVPPDVAKASHYKIDQDAPIATPGELADYDAVIIGTATRYGMMAAQMKNFLDQTGGLWAKGALINKVGSAIVSTATQHGGAELALISTQWQMQHHGMIIVPLSYAYQGQMGNDVVRGGAPYGMTTTADGDGSRQPSEQELDGARFQGKRVAEITAKLHG
- a CDS encoding competence/damage-inducible protein A, which encodes MTNNPQQAVKAAMLAIGDELLSGRTKDKNIGHLADVLTAAGIDLKEVRIVPDEEIAIVAALNALRPHYDYVFTSGGIGPTHDDITADAVSAAFGVPCIYDEKAMKLLGDNYAKRGLEFTDSRKRMARMPEGSEHISNPISAAPGFHIGNVYVMAGVPSVFQAMLDNVLPTLKTGRKLLSRSVLCPFGEGVIGAPLTEIQKENPDTIIGSYPKFENGRFSTELVVRGSDPEKIDTAIHAIEKMISSLETEGAA
- a CDS encoding universal stress protein, giving the protein MSYKTVVAYSRSEAELKRVVSAVGLLKQKVPDIHVIGLYSIPSPIVYADPNGFIDPGMFELHDKQHKELSERLKRVFEEEMRRQGTNYEYRITRSETGTAADGVLTACLGAELLVAGQPDPDDPATNDETADTIVFNSSCPVLLVPYAPVLPMVSLDRIVVAFNGKREAARAAFDALPLMKHADRTEIVWIDPPEIEGEDQALASHDIAEALSRHGINVTPAAIASNGRYAQDALREHIVAERSDLLVMGAYSHSRLRELVFGGVTRSMLNELPILTLFSR
- the gpt gene encoding xanthine phosphoribosyltransferase — translated: MSLPDKAFPVSWDQFHRDARALAWRIAGMNREWHAIVAITRGGLVPAAIVCRELGIRLIETVCIASYHDYTSQGDMQILKGVSEKLLENGGEGVIVVDDLTDTGKTAAIVREMMPKAHFATVYAKPKGRPLIDTFVTEVSQDTWIYFPWDMGFTYQEPIAGGKRG
- a CDS encoding NUDIX hydrolase, with protein sequence MKAQAKQPIATEKRILTPSGRLQQVAALVYRRDMGALKVLVITSRGTGRWIIPKGWPQVGRTLAETALREAYEEAGIRGEVSPTPIGSFCYCKTDLPPERINQFTAAVFAVQFNGQEKDWPERDQRICEWVSPQEAADRVEETELKQILNQFGDSGIAAAAE